The following are encoded in a window of Thermoplasmata archaeon genomic DNA:
- a CDS encoding zinc ribbon domain-containing protein: QVSGAMETLELARDFIKEGDGEAAMQFAMEARAALGGVGGGVAGRAGGRAAVAEGQAKRPSGGLRCPSCGEALEPEWPMCPACGHRTR; this comes from the coding sequence CGCAAGTCTCGGGCGCAATGGAGACGCTCGAGCTCGCTCGCGATTTCATCAAGGAAGGCGACGGGGAGGCGGCGATGCAGTTTGCGATGGAGGCGAGGGCGGCGCTGGGAGGAGTTGGGGGAGGGGTAGCGGGCCGGGCTGGGGGGAGAGCCGCGGTTGCGGAGGGGCAAGCGAAAAGGCCGAGCGGCGGTCTAAGGTGCCCCTCGTGCGGCGAGGCGCTTGAGCCCGAGTGGCCAATGTGTCCAGCGTGCGGGCACAGGACGAGATAA
- a CDS encoding GTP-dependent dephospho-CoA kinase family protein, which yields MRVPLGPIVDAQELPGLLGKARPLVTVGDVVTSTLLAAGIRPELAVFDFKTKRKERVGLEFFLERAGGEVLRAPNPAGTLTQELWSAIERGIRLAQEGRSACVVVEGEEDLAAIPAILLAPDGAVVLYGMPGKGVVVVRVDGTSRARARGLLELLVPGERDSSAGD from the coding sequence ATGAGGGTCCCCCTCGGGCCCATTGTCGACGCGCAAGAGCTTCCCGGACTGCTGGGAAAAGCCCGCCCACTGGTAACCGTGGGCGACGTCGTCACCTCCACCCTGCTGGCCGCCGGCATCCGCCCCGAGCTTGCGGTCTTCGATTTCAAGACGAAGCGGAAGGAGAGGGTTGGGCTAGAATTCTTTCTCGAGAGGGCCGGTGGAGAGGTGCTGCGCGCCCCCAATCCCGCGGGCACGCTCACCCAGGAGCTATGGAGCGCAATCGAGAGGGGCATTCGGCTCGCACAAGAGGGTAGGAGCGCCTGTGTGGTTGTTGAGGGCGAAGAGGACCTAGCGGCGATTCCCGCGATTCTACTCGCACCCGATGGTGCTGTCGTCCTTTACGGAATGCCCGGTAAGGGTGTGGTGGTCGTGCGTGTGGACGGGACGAGCCGGGCGAGGGCTCGTGGGCTGCTGGAGCTGTTGGTTCCTGGAGAACGAGATTCTTCCGCGGGTGATTGA
- a CDS encoding S8 family serine peptidase → MALKVGTPVTHWAIALALAVLLACPSPSIALSGDGLRKAEDSPKLLLECGAFDPLSSPPPIPDDLKVDDSDGYFIVQLAGPVLQEWREELEALGVVVFRYLPEYAFIVRMTPLQRLLVSALDFVRWVGPFHPGYRISPRLAGESGELTMSVLFLERAEELEARIRAMGVDIISGDRFAIRVRADVGMARCLAFLPGVEWVEPFHGATLLNNNAARIIGARQANDGPFLNDGTSLWSYNAGSFEGVTGKDVIVAVADTGVDGNHVDFSNKKVWFKSYFGGADWTDSQGHGTHVSGSVLGTGAGQGGRYAGMAPEAMLIGLQAISGTIANEAASAQTLKDAQDHGADICTNSWGDPTAHGTYGAMAIAYDTAVRDCDPSEPGNQSMIVLFGAGNEAFTGIREPATAKNVITVGATGNNVGLDPDQIASFSSNGPTNDGRRKPDVMAPGLQVTSCAAGTVNGYRAADGTSMSTPITAGAAALVVQYYRDKFNHTPSPALMKALLANGAQPMAPQYPYPGNGQGWGRINITRTLLSGPSYEIFWEDETVPLQTTEEQLYNVNVVSSSSPFKVMLAWTDPPGAPAAEKKLVNDLDLVVLSPTGATYYGNNFTGGQSVPGGSPDDRNNLEGFYLKAPSPGTWVVKVRAKNVPSGPQDYAIVVSGDISVSPDFVDLMVVSGPELSTDEPVEGDEILFNATIRNNGTLPAIGAHYRIMVNNILVSNVTVPEIPENTSLQVSARWIATRGKYLVRLELDPLNLIRERNETNNSASVNIEVLYRSLMVITSAERRDVDPGAPAVFYLDVKNAGTANDSYSLELTGPGPPPGWNESLNATALTLRRSSSASVNLTVRPPANATVGENYTTQVVVRSLANSSLSQTLNLTTVVRQVFGMEFNMSSPAENWVEGGQEFCASFSIKNSGNGRDFYNLSWRPVGRSPGWPVNLSAGELVLGAREEASVSLRVDVPREAFANDSMVVEVTATSSQGERQSHRIRISVLQIFGTELSIFGITDRVEPGRTLNYTLTLINTGNGNDTVFLKASGPPGWFLTLQRSAVLLPPRGEATVELSVTCPAGHLSGQYRMNVTATGSGGNVAVLEHNITVNQNYKVSLNALQKGSAVYGGEAANFTLLVGNLGNGNDTIELSCVELIYDWSVAFDMPNVTLAPGEFAEVNVTVLTSNFTPEGNYTVKFRAVSTGRSVVQNQTAVTVEILKLPEPPPPPPPPPPQPPVTPIETGGGIPVWLIILIFVVVAAAGAGAVYARIRKRRVSGPVSGAVEEPPAEALPLDTEPAPQPEAARTAGAEIYLAGGWGEVSPRYDQTPSEQRAVEASPPYPEELQHPPGPLYLRVEEEREEQEAPEGSEAPTGPRYLPPDWQPEAAPEPARVPSSEEAHSPAPGPQPPASAPGTESELEQLLRRLQELKKQN, encoded by the coding sequence ATGGCATTGAAGGTCGGGACGCCGGTGACCCACTGGGCGATAGCGCTAGCTCTCGCAGTCCTGCTCGCGTGCCCCAGTCCGAGCATCGCGTTATCGGGGGATGGGCTCAGGAAAGCGGAGGACTCGCCCAAGCTTCTCCTCGAGTGCGGTGCCTTCGACCCCCTGAGCTCCCCGCCCCCGATTCCGGACGACCTTAAGGTGGATGACAGCGATGGATATTTCATCGTCCAGCTCGCGGGTCCCGTCCTGCAGGAGTGGAGGGAGGAGCTCGAGGCCCTCGGGGTCGTAGTATTCAGGTACCTGCCGGAATACGCGTTTATCGTCAGAATGACGCCCCTCCAGAGGCTACTGGTCTCCGCGCTGGACTTCGTCAGGTGGGTCGGCCCGTTCCACCCGGGCTACAGAATCTCGCCCCGTCTGGCCGGGGAGAGCGGGGAGCTGACGATGAGCGTCCTTTTCCTCGAGAGGGCGGAAGAGCTCGAGGCGCGCATCAGGGCGATGGGGGTCGATATTATTTCGGGGGACCGGTTCGCGATTCGGGTCAGGGCCGACGTGGGGATGGCGAGGTGCCTGGCCTTCCTGCCGGGAGTCGAGTGGGTCGAGCCATTTCACGGCGCCACCCTGCTGAACAACAACGCAGCAAGAATAATCGGGGCGCGGCAGGCAAACGACGGCCCCTTCCTCAACGACGGCACGAGCCTCTGGAGCTACAACGCCGGGTCATTTGAGGGGGTGACGGGAAAGGACGTGATTGTGGCTGTGGCGGACACGGGCGTCGACGGGAACCACGTTGACTTCTCCAATAAAAAGGTCTGGTTCAAGAGCTACTTCGGCGGCGCGGATTGGACCGACAGTCAGGGCCACGGGACGCACGTCTCAGGCTCGGTTCTGGGCACGGGAGCGGGTCAGGGCGGGCGCTACGCGGGCATGGCTCCGGAGGCGATGCTCATCGGCCTGCAGGCGATATCTGGAACGATTGCAAACGAGGCCGCGAGCGCCCAGACGCTCAAGGACGCGCAGGACCACGGCGCCGACATCTGCACCAACAGCTGGGGAGACCCGACCGCCCACGGAACCTACGGTGCTATGGCCATAGCCTACGACACCGCGGTTCGTGACTGCGACCCCTCGGAGCCCGGGAACCAGAGCATGATCGTCCTCTTTGGAGCGGGCAATGAGGCTTTCACGGGCATCCGCGAGCCCGCGACGGCGAAGAATGTGATCACCGTGGGCGCGACCGGCAACAACGTCGGCCTCGACCCGGACCAGATCGCGAGCTTCAGCAGCAACGGCCCAACGAACGATGGCCGCCGGAAGCCGGACGTCATGGCACCCGGCCTTCAGGTCACCTCCTGCGCCGCCGGAACTGTCAACGGCTACAGGGCCGCGGACGGGACCAGCATGTCCACACCGATTACCGCGGGCGCGGCCGCGCTCGTCGTCCAATACTACAGGGACAAATTCAACCACACACCCAGCCCTGCGCTGATGAAGGCCCTTCTGGCCAACGGGGCCCAGCCGATGGCGCCCCAGTACCCCTACCCGGGCAATGGGCAGGGCTGGGGGAGAATCAACATCACCCGAACCCTCCTAAGCGGCCCGAGCTACGAAATCTTCTGGGAGGACGAGACGGTCCCCCTGCAGACAACCGAGGAGCAGCTCTATAACGTGAATGTCGTCTCCTCCTCCTCGCCATTCAAGGTGATGCTCGCCTGGACCGACCCCCCGGGCGCGCCCGCGGCGGAGAAAAAACTCGTCAACGACCTGGACCTAGTGGTTCTCAGCCCGACGGGAGCGACCTATTACGGCAACAACTTCACCGGCGGCCAGTCCGTGCCCGGCGGGAGCCCGGACGACAGGAACAATCTGGAGGGTTTCTATCTCAAAGCACCTTCGCCCGGAACATGGGTCGTCAAGGTCAGGGCCAAAAATGTACCCTCGGGTCCGCAGGACTACGCCATCGTGGTCTCTGGAGACATCAGCGTGAGCCCGGACTTCGTTGACCTGATGGTTGTCTCGGGCCCGGAGCTCTCCACTGACGAGCCGGTCGAGGGCGACGAGATTCTGTTCAACGCCACCATAAGGAACAACGGAACCCTGCCCGCAATCGGAGCCCACTACAGGATAATGGTCAACAACATTCTGGTCAGCAACGTCACCGTTCCGGAAATCCCCGAGAATACGAGCCTGCAGGTATCGGCGAGGTGGATCGCGACGCGCGGTAAGTACCTCGTCAGGCTCGAGCTCGACCCCCTAAACCTGATTCGGGAGAGGAACGAGACCAACAACAGCGCTAGTGTGAATATCGAGGTTCTCTACAGGAGCCTGATGGTCATCACGAGCGCGGAGAGGCGCGATGTGGACCCCGGAGCGCCCGCGGTTTTCTATCTGGATGTGAAGAACGCGGGCACCGCAAACGACAGCTACTCCCTCGAGCTCACGGGCCCCGGGCCGCCGCCCGGATGGAATGAGAGCCTCAACGCCACGGCCCTGACACTCCGCAGGAGCTCCTCCGCGTCCGTCAATCTGACGGTCCGACCCCCGGCGAACGCAACCGTTGGCGAGAACTACACCACGCAGGTGGTTGTGAGGTCGCTGGCCAACTCCAGCCTCAGCCAGACGCTCAACCTGACGACTGTGGTCAGGCAGGTGTTCGGTATGGAGTTCAACATGAGCTCGCCGGCTGAGAACTGGGTGGAGGGGGGGCAGGAATTCTGCGCGAGCTTTTCCATTAAAAACTCGGGCAACGGGAGGGACTTCTACAACCTGAGCTGGAGGCCGGTCGGGAGGAGCCCCGGCTGGCCCGTGAACCTCTCAGCAGGCGAGCTCGTCCTCGGCGCCAGAGAGGAGGCGAGCGTTTCCCTCAGGGTCGATGTCCCGCGGGAAGCTTTCGCCAACGACAGCATGGTTGTTGAGGTGACCGCGACCTCCTCGCAGGGCGAGAGACAGAGCCATAGAATCAGAATCTCGGTCCTCCAGATATTTGGAACGGAGCTCAGCATATTCGGAATCACCGACAGGGTCGAGCCCGGCAGGACACTTAACTACACCCTGACCCTCATCAACACCGGCAACGGGAATGACACCGTTTTCCTCAAGGCCTCCGGCCCGCCCGGCTGGTTCCTCACGTTGCAGCGCAGCGCCGTTCTGCTCCCGCCAAGGGGCGAGGCGACCGTCGAGCTCTCCGTGACATGCCCAGCCGGCCACCTCTCCGGCCAGTACCGGATGAATGTCACAGCCACCGGCTCGGGGGGTAACGTCGCCGTCCTTGAGCACAACATCACCGTCAATCAGAACTACAAGGTCAGTCTCAACGCCCTGCAAAAGGGGTCTGCGGTCTATGGGGGCGAGGCGGCCAACTTCACACTCCTCGTGGGCAATCTGGGCAACGGGAACGACACCATCGAGCTCTCGTGCGTGGAGCTCATCTACGACTGGTCCGTGGCTTTCGATATGCCCAACGTGACCCTCGCCCCGGGCGAGTTCGCGGAGGTCAATGTGACCGTGCTCACTTCTAACTTCACACCGGAGGGCAACTACACCGTGAAATTCAGGGCGGTCTCGACGGGGAGGTCGGTGGTTCAGAACCAGACTGCTGTGACTGTCGAGATTCTAAAGCTCCCGGAGCCCCCTCCCCCACCCCCCCCACCGCCCCCGCAACCGCCCGTCACACCCATTGAGACCGGCGGAGGGATACCGGTCTGGCTCATCATCCTAATTTTCGTCGTGGTTGCCGCGGCCGGCGCCGGCGCCGTTTACGCGCGGATAAGGAAGAGGAGAGTCTCCGGTCCAGTGTCCGGAGCCGTCGAGGAGCCGCCTGCAGAGGCCCTGCCTCTCGACACCGAGCCGGCCCCCCAGCCAGAGGCGGCTCGGACGGCTGGAGCAGAAATATACCTCGCGGGCGGCTGGGGAGAGGTCTCGCCTCGATACGACCAGACCCCATCAGAGCAGAGAGCCGTGGAGGCCAGTCCGCCGTATCCAGAGGAGCTCCAGCACCCGCCGGGCCCCCTGTACCTCAGGGTGGAGGAGGAGAGGGAGGAGCAGGAAGCTCCGGAGGGCTCAGAGGCTCCAACAGGCCCCAGATACCTCCCGCCCGACTGGCAGCCGGAGGCCGCGCCGGAGCCTGCGCGGGTGCCCTCGTCCGAGGAGGCTCATTCACCTGCGCCCGGGCCTCAGCCCCCCGCTTCGGCCCCGGGAACAGAGTCCGAGCTCGAGCAGCTCCTCCGGAGGCTTCAGGAGCTGAAGAAACAAAATTGA
- a CDS encoding Ig-like domain-containing protein has product MDRRKRFLVLLLILAIGLPPTPIGGAGGADESSEATSRSGGLQLLAELESELRIPPGSHYAASYDPASGSFTELTPSPPLTDKALRALALAPDWLRSPLERQFRELGSSMDSYADVILGLQDLRLLDEVAFSIAFTSPEILKHPQFNPALLVENAASVYAADPVLPYVELTEKGGRTTVTYVNATGSPVELPDELYYWYIVHPRLSDEMPAYISPSSGQFAPPPTGRFWRDYLLNHADPGYPLLRDALSCCTRLWGGLKNTIEGNGAVGAITKWVQDVMDFGSDSERPIQPVRIYAKHLGRCGEHEDLTAAAARAALVPCIGAEDLAEDHVWNEFWDGRWVQWEPVNTYIDFPESYAGWGKRFPSVNAPRGDAFVWPLTAHYTSVCRLTVQVRDARGRPVDGATVWLGCEVQGNPSYRFVATWNSTDSLGRAGFEVGKNLTLYARVDSEGLRGYPTAQAGSTGMNPYVLFASDVVMVGAAPLPECLVFNISLGASAPDPREGVRETAPPGGNYRLELRLEALESDVRGRSAFGQHYYLTGEPMPLLAFITDEYDGFNRSLSCGACCVLEGTELCASAELPSPNWTLVVVNGALSTYTKVRIATKLMVRPYITILSPREGSLVSGGSTVRVEGEADAASIASVELSVDGGESWLPASRSGVMWWLDWNTSGLPSCERKILARLRHGGGELVSEALSVRIDADDPEVTIECAPVLRGGESHTIQGDYSDNTGVRELWMRIEGPGLAGGWVKLDIAGPSGSWRVSLETAAMCPGTFRASVRAVDLAGREGVASKLFTLDFEPPVVFIETSGTFPDGAEVLLTGEAMDEVLLRCVVVVAGGTDLEADIEGQRWSALWNTSGLSSGVYTITATAEDAAGWSSSASGSIKIDADPPEIRIELPQQAEAGSQVLIRGTIRDSSGIRLAELSTDGVNWSELEPDGGEWEYLWDTSGLAPGRWEVVVRGWDDVNKSAESRAWIELVDTTPPVVRVSAPTNIEAGTVFLVRAVVEERHGLAKVELSAAGLGPWPMELKGDRYCVELNSSVLPLGRVVLKVRAVDLAGNEALETGTVAVLDTTPPEIQIIEFWVEKGRLVASGLARDNHRIRSVEHRLDGGPWGPAALENGTWSLTIAAPGPGPHRIELRARDEAGREAITFRDFTIEHPREEVPGVGPWPLAASAGLLVALIGAGFVLLRRRNGGGVGAGGEGEGGNGGGAGAVINKR; this is encoded by the coding sequence ATGGACAGGCGCAAGCGATTTTTGGTTCTCCTCCTCATCTTAGCCATCGGCCTCCCTCCAACTCCCATCGGAGGCGCGGGAGGAGCAGATGAGAGCTCTGAGGCCACGAGTCGCTCCGGAGGGCTCCAGCTCCTCGCGGAGCTCGAAAGCGAGCTCCGCATTCCTCCGGGTTCACACTACGCCGCCTCCTATGACCCCGCCTCCGGCTCCTTCACCGAGCTCACGCCCAGCCCCCCTCTCACCGATAAGGCCCTCAGAGCCCTCGCTCTCGCTCCCGATTGGCTCAGGTCTCCACTAGAGCGCCAGTTCAGGGAGCTCGGGAGCTCGATGGACTCATATGCAGACGTGATTCTCGGTCTGCAGGACCTGAGGCTCTTGGACGAGGTCGCTTTCTCGATCGCATTCACATCGCCGGAAATTCTGAAACACCCGCAATTCAATCCAGCCCTGCTCGTCGAGAACGCCGCCTCGGTCTATGCCGCGGACCCGGTTCTCCCTTATGTGGAGCTGACGGAGAAGGGGGGCCGCACCACCGTGACCTATGTGAACGCTACGGGCTCGCCGGTCGAGCTGCCCGATGAGCTCTACTACTGGTACATCGTCCACCCGAGGCTGAGCGACGAGATGCCGGCCTACATCAGCCCCTCAAGCGGCCAGTTCGCCCCTCCGCCAACGGGTAGGTTCTGGAGGGACTACCTCCTCAACCACGCCGACCCCGGCTACCCGCTCCTCAGGGACGCCCTATCCTGCTGCACGAGGCTCTGGGGAGGCCTGAAGAACACCATAGAGGGGAACGGCGCTGTCGGAGCCATTACAAAGTGGGTGCAGGACGTCATGGACTTCGGCAGCGACTCCGAGCGCCCGATTCAGCCCGTCAGGATATACGCGAAGCATTTGGGCAGGTGCGGGGAGCACGAGGACCTGACCGCGGCGGCGGCGAGGGCGGCGCTGGTTCCGTGCATCGGGGCCGAGGACCTCGCTGAGGACCACGTATGGAACGAATTCTGGGACGGAAGGTGGGTCCAGTGGGAGCCCGTGAACACCTACATAGACTTCCCAGAGAGCTACGCGGGCTGGGGGAAGAGGTTTCCATCGGTCAACGCCCCGAGGGGCGACGCCTTCGTCTGGCCCCTGACGGCCCACTACACCTCCGTCTGCAGGCTCACTGTGCAGGTCAGGGACGCGCGCGGGAGGCCCGTGGACGGCGCGACGGTGTGGCTCGGTTGCGAGGTCCAGGGCAACCCGTCCTACAGGTTCGTCGCCACATGGAATTCGACGGACTCGCTGGGCCGGGCTGGCTTCGAGGTTGGAAAAAATCTCACTCTCTACGCAAGGGTGGACAGCGAGGGGCTCCGGGGCTACCCGACCGCTCAGGCCGGGAGCACGGGAATGAACCCCTATGTTCTGTTCGCTTCGGATGTGGTCATGGTGGGGGCCGCGCCCCTACCGGAATGTCTTGTATTCAACATCAGCCTCGGCGCCTCCGCGCCAGACCCGCGTGAGGGGGTCCGTGAGACCGCCCCTCCCGGCGGGAATTACAGGCTCGAGCTCCGGCTCGAGGCTCTGGAGTCGGACGTGAGGGGCCGGAGCGCCTTCGGCCAGCACTACTACCTGACCGGCGAGCCGATGCCCCTGCTGGCCTTCATCACCGATGAATACGACGGCTTCAACAGGAGCCTGAGCTGCGGGGCCTGCTGTGTCCTCGAGGGGACTGAGCTCTGCGCGTCCGCGGAGCTGCCCTCCCCCAACTGGACTCTCGTTGTGGTCAATGGGGCCCTTTCAACATACACGAAGGTGCGAATCGCGACCAAGCTCATGGTCCGGCCCTACATAACGATTCTAAGTCCCCGGGAAGGCTCACTAGTCTCCGGAGGCTCCACCGTCCGCGTCGAGGGAGAGGCCGACGCCGCTTCCATCGCCTCTGTCGAGCTCAGCGTGGACGGCGGCGAGAGCTGGCTGCCCGCATCACGCTCAGGCGTGATGTGGTGGCTCGACTGGAACACCTCCGGCCTCCCGAGCTGCGAGCGCAAAATTCTCGCGCGGCTGAGGCACGGCGGCGGCGAGCTGGTAAGCGAGGCCCTGAGCGTCAGAATAGACGCGGACGACCCGGAGGTGACGATCGAGTGCGCGCCGGTTTTGAGGGGCGGGGAGAGCCACACCATTCAGGGCGATTATTCTGACAATACGGGGGTCAGGGAGCTTTGGATGCGCATAGAGGGCCCAGGCCTCGCCGGAGGCTGGGTCAAGCTAGATATTGCCGGGCCGAGCGGGAGCTGGAGAGTTTCGCTGGAAACTGCCGCGATGTGCCCCGGCACCTTCAGGGCGTCGGTCAGGGCCGTCGACCTCGCGGGAAGGGAGGGCGTCGCCTCTAAATTGTTCACCCTCGACTTCGAGCCGCCCGTAGTTTTCATCGAGACCTCCGGGACCTTCCCGGACGGCGCGGAAGTTCTGCTGACGGGGGAAGCAATGGACGAAGTGCTCCTCCGGTGCGTGGTGGTTGTGGCCGGAGGGACGGATTTAGAGGCAGATATCGAGGGCCAGCGCTGGAGCGCCCTCTGGAACACCTCGGGCCTCTCCTCTGGAGTTTATACAATAACAGCGACCGCGGAGGACGCCGCTGGCTGGAGCTCGAGCGCCTCCGGGTCGATAAAAATAGACGCGGACCCGCCGGAGATTCGCATCGAGCTCCCCCAGCAGGCCGAGGCCGGCTCGCAGGTGCTGATAAGGGGGACCATCCGGGACTCGTCGGGAATCAGGCTGGCGGAGCTTAGCACGGACGGAGTGAACTGGAGCGAGCTCGAGCCCGATGGAGGGGAGTGGGAGTATCTTTGGGACACTTCCGGCCTTGCCCCCGGGCGATGGGAGGTCGTGGTCCGGGGCTGGGACGATGTAAACAAGAGTGCCGAAAGTCGTGCCTGGATAGAGCTCGTCGACACCACGCCGCCCGTCGTGCGGGTCTCGGCCCCTACGAATATTGAGGCCGGAACGGTATTTCTCGTCAGGGCAGTTGTGGAGGAGAGGCACGGGCTGGCCAAGGTCGAGCTCAGCGCGGCCGGCCTCGGGCCATGGCCCATGGAGCTCAAGGGCGACAGGTACTGCGTCGAGCTGAACTCCTCCGTCCTCCCACTCGGGAGGGTCGTCCTCAAGGTCAGGGCCGTGGACCTCGCGGGCAACGAGGCTCTCGAGACGGGGACCGTAGCAGTGCTCGACACAACCCCTCCCGAGATTCAGATAATAGAGTTCTGGGTAGAGAAAGGGAGGCTGGTGGCGAGCGGTCTGGCGAGGGACAATCACAGAATAAGGAGCGTCGAGCACCGTTTGGACGGAGGCCCCTGGGGCCCGGCTGCTCTGGAGAACGGCACATGGAGCCTGACCATCGCCGCCCCCGGCCCCGGGCCTCACAGAATCGAGCTGAGGGCTAGAGACGAAGCGGGAAGGGAGGCAATCACTTTCCGCGACTTCACCATCGAGCACCCCCGGGAGGAGGTGCCGGGAGTCGGCCCGTGGCCCCTCGCGGCCTCCGCCGGCCTTTTAGTCGCCTTAATCGGCGCCGGCTTCGTCCTCCTCAGGCGCAGGAATGGCGGAGGGGTGGGCGCTGGCGGCGAAGGGGAGGGGGGAAATGGCGGGGGGGCTGGAGCTGTGATAAATAAAAGATGA
- a CDS encoding Ig-like domain-containing protein, with product MNGRAVLLAMFLLFTLAPPVIMAVPAGQPAPSLERSFLLPGRPNVLLNDTDADGLPEILCFGRGFLRVLDTPSYNEVLSLNGSGEFQPLIREAAGSGRVEIVVEERLGAGLNCTIFSGSGFSELWRFPDADAKELDVADIDADGGSELVFLRVFDSPGGAEALVRAYGGPDHEIEWESSPVSLQGATAARLWCLELDGDPALEILLALERDPLEGYGVAGLQLWDGRSREALWRLEGGGGLRYALPHGAAGDLDGDGDAELLILWDAGGTDFGLLLLSAATGDVEWNRTLAGACVDASIGDVNGDGGMELVVSMRGGSGSGEGELTFWVLDLSARELLWSAGPVPGGAGLSEFLAEDLDCDGDAELLFLNTTAGEGGFPLRKLQVLDGRTFEVLWTSPEVGVFGHIPYTARLDEGEAPVLILEDWEKEARRDSNGSVLLYSTADFHELWRSGLYPGAVHARAMDLVGDSRRELVVEADGAGGPGKRAYVFDTRSFELSWTSPAYDGHLLYGGLRAEDLSGGPERELIFVGETWGTKIVDGAIVSQSRSNVSVYDGDWRELWSSGVIEGGIEILAVEELDGDSRMEALLLMCTEEPPYWRWGLAVWEFPREPGWPRGLDASRPLVGILRPAQGAAVSGPVDIAGWARDDVAVLSVEVKVDNGPWVPASLQPSAGAPSCEWRFFWNASGTVPGPHRISARAGDGIGWSPEETVEVRLLGPRPPVTTVSGFPGALCAALLALAVALPAALLAIRRLGRAGLESRPPPPPNP from the coding sequence ATGAATGGCAGGGCGGTTCTGCTCGCGATGTTTCTCCTCTTCACACTGGCGCCCCCGGTGATTATGGCGGTGCCGGCCGGCCAGCCCGCGCCCTCGCTCGAGCGGAGCTTCCTCCTACCCGGGAGGCCCAACGTGCTCCTCAACGACACCGACGCCGACGGCCTCCCCGAGATTCTATGCTTCGGCCGCGGGTTCCTGAGGGTCCTGGACACGCCCTCTTACAACGAGGTGCTCAGCCTGAACGGGAGCGGGGAGTTCCAGCCGCTCATCCGCGAGGCCGCGGGGAGCGGCCGGGTCGAGATAGTGGTCGAGGAGAGGCTCGGGGCCGGCCTCAACTGCACGATTTTCTCCGGGAGCGGCTTCTCGGAGCTCTGGAGGTTCCCCGACGCGGACGCAAAAGAGCTCGACGTCGCGGACATCGACGCCGACGGAGGATCCGAGCTGGTCTTCCTCCGCGTCTTCGACTCGCCCGGCGGCGCCGAGGCGCTGGTGCGCGCGTACGGCGGCCCGGACCACGAAATCGAGTGGGAGAGCTCGCCCGTGTCTCTTCAGGGCGCGACGGCGGCCCGCCTTTGGTGCCTCGAGCTCGACGGCGACCCCGCGCTCGAGATTCTTCTCGCTCTGGAGAGAGACCCTTTGGAGGGGTACGGCGTCGCGGGGCTCCAGCTCTGGGACGGCCGCTCGAGAGAGGCCCTCTGGAGGCTCGAGGGGGGCGGGGGGCTCCGGTACGCACTGCCTCACGGGGCCGCCGGAGACCTCGACGGCGATGGAGACGCGGAGCTCCTGATTCTCTGGGACGCCGGAGGGACCGATTTCGGCCTCCTTCTCTTATCAGCGGCCACGGGCGATGTCGAGTGGAATCGAACGCTGGCCGGCGCCTGCGTGGACGCTTCTATCGGTGACGTTAACGGCGACGGCGGCATGGAGCTCGTCGTCAGCATGAGAGGCGGCAGTGGCTCCGGAGAGGGGGAGCTGACATTCTGGGTCCTTGACCTGAGCGCCCGGGAGCTCCTTTGGTCCGCGGGCCCAGTCCCCGGAGGGGCGGGCCTCAGCGAGTTCCTCGCGGAGGACTTAGACTGCGACGGCGATGCCGAGCTCCTTTTTCTGAACACCACGGCCGGCGAGGGGGGCTTCCCGCTTCGGAAGCTTCAGGTCCTCGACGGGAGAACGTTCGAAGTTCTATGGACATCGCCGGAGGTCGGCGTCTTCGGTCACATCCCCTACACGGCGCGTCTCGATGAGGGCGAGGCGCCTGTCCTGATTCTCGAGGACTGGGAGAAGGAGGCCAGGAGGGACAGCAACGGCTCGGTCCTCCTCTACTCGACCGCGGATTTTCACGAGCTCTGGCGGAGCGGGCTCTACCCTGGCGCCGTCCATGCAAGAGCGATGGACCTCGTGGGCGACTCGAGGAGGGAGCTAGTGGTCGAGGCCGACGGCGCGGGCGGGCCGGGGAAGAGGGCGTACGTGTTCGACACAAGGAGCTTCGAGCTGAGCTGGACCAGCCCGGCATACGACGGCCATCTTTTGTATGGCGGTCTCCGGGCTGAAGACCTGAGCGGCGGACCGGAGAGGGAACTCATTTTCGTCGGCGAGACATGGGGGACCAAAATCGTCGACGGCGCGATCGTGAGCCAGAGCCGCTCGAACGTCAGCGTCTACGACGGCGACTGGAGGGAGCTGTGGAGCTCCGGAGTCATCGAGGGCGGCATCGAGATACTGGCGGTGGAGGAGCTCGACGGCGACTCCAGGATGGAGGCCCTGCTCCTGATGTGCACCGAGGAGCCGCCGTACTGGCGGTGGGGGCTGGCGGTATGGGAGTTCCCGCGCGAGCCCGGCTGGCCGCGCGGTCTGGACGCCTCGCGGCCCCTCGTGGGAATTCTCAGGCCCGCGCAGGGCGCCGCCGTCAGCGGCCCAGTCGATATCGCGGGCTGGGCCCGGGACGATGTCGCGGTCCTCTCGGTCGAGGTCAAGGTCGACAACGGACCATGGGTCCCGGCGAGCCTCCAGCCATCGGCCGGCGCACCCTCCTGCGAGTGGAGATTCTTCTGGAACGCCTCTGGCACCGTCCCGGGCCCGCACAGAATCTCGGCGCGCGCGGGCGACGGAATCGGCTGGTCCCCGGAGGAGACGGTCGAGGTACGGCTGCTAGGCCCGCGGCCGCCCGTGACGACAGTATCGGGCTTCCCCGGCGCCCTCTGCGCGGCCCTGCTCGCGCTGGCGGTGGCGCTGCCCGCGGCTCTCCTCGCGATCCGGCGCTTGGGGCGCGCGGGCTTGGAGAGCCGGCCGCCTCCCCCGCCCAACCCTTAA